The window TAAGTTTCTAATACAAGTTGTCTTTGTTTAACCATGGATGTTCTAATATTAGTACTCTTTTTTTTTGGTAGCACAGTAAAAATGCCAAAGGTTGGAGAAATAAAAGTTTTCCAATTTATGATCGTCTTGCTCTGATTTTTGTCAAGGATCGTGCCAATGGAATGGAAGAGGAGCTGAAACCCCTGCTGATATGGTGGATGAGCAAAGCAATAATGATATTAATCCTGAGAATCTGGTTAATGATGTAAGTCATGTGTCACTTAACCAAGAATCTAGCCAAACTGAAGGTAGTAGGAAGAGGAAGAGAGTTGATGAGACTGATAAGATTGTTGTTGCTTTGGAGAAAGTATTTGAAGAATCAGGAAAGAGGATGCAAATGGTAACTGAGGCCATATTGAAGGGTAATGAAGATCGCTCTGACATTGCCAAAGAGTTGAAGAACATGTGATTATCTGTTGATGATCAAATTGTTGCATTAGGAATCATCCTAGAGAGACCATAGAACATCTATATCTTCAAGTCATTGGATGATGATGTTAGAAGGGTATATGTTCAAAACTTGCTTATAGGCAATAGATAGGATTGTTCTAAAAGCCACAAGTAGGTTGATGACTAACACTGATTTTTTGATCATGAACCTTTAACATCAGTGAAATGTTTTAACTATTTTTTTGTTGTGGTGGCTTCTTATGTAAGAACTAATGAAGGCAGTAAGTATGTTTAGAGCATGAGGTAGATTTTGGAACCTTTTTGTTGCTTGCTTTTGTTGTTGTATAATGAACACATAATATTAAGCTTAAATGTGAGTTTTGCTTATGTTTTTTCCCTCTTTGTATTGCATGTTAGTGTTGATTCCTCTGTTTAAGAGAAGCTTACATGGTTTTTAACTTTAACTTTGATGTATGCAGGGAAACATGTCCTTTTTATTCCAGAATTCTCATTTAAGGTATGCTATTGGATTCTGCATATTTCTTTCACAGATTTCTTTAGGAGATTTTGCATATTTCTTTCACAGGTTTCTGCATATTTCTTCACATGTTTCTTTTAGTTGTTAAAAGGACATATCCATATTTGAGGTACTTGTTCTGTGTAGTTCATGTCAATTTTTTTTTTAATTATTTTTTTGTGTGGATTTCATGTCAAAATTTCAATGACCAAGATTGTTAGATGTTAGAGTAGTCAAGTCTAATGCATCACCAAACATGAGACATCTCTAATTTAATTTTTTTTCTAATCCCATGCAACACTAAACATGGCTCAGTATTAGTACAATTTAAGACAGTCAACACTAGTCCAGGACAGTCTTAAAAATTAAAGAGGTATAATGCAGTACTGGGTACCAAACGAACACTATATCTCTCCTTTTTGCGGTATTGCTCGTTAAGATTCGAGGTCAGCTACACCAGCTCCGTCTTTAGAAAAAAAAAAAAAAATTGTAACTCATTGACAGCCTGTTAGATCTTTTCCTTGGGTCAGCCCAAACTGAAACACTGATATCGGGCCTCAAATGTGGCAGCCCTTTTTCTTGTACCCATTTTCCTAGCCAACATATGCCCTTATCCAGAACCCCATCAAAACTCAAAGGTTGATAAGAACTGTGAGAAAACAAAGATCCAGAAGAAGCAGAGAAGCAGTGTGTATGATCTGGGAATGGCGACGACAATGGCATTGGCAACCGCAACTGGAACAGTGGACACTGCCAGTAGATGGAGCATGGCCTCGCTGAGGTCAGCGCTTCCATCACCGTCTATGATTGCTGCTTCTTCGTCCTCAACTCATTGTGGGCATCGTGGTCTGCGCCTCAGCCTGAGCCTCACTCAGTCTGCACCAAAACCCCAGAAGTATTTTGGGTCCTTCACTGGTCTCTCTCCCTTCAACCCTCTTGGCCTATCAGGTACTGCTCTCTCTGTTTTTCCTTTGTTTCATTTAGTTGTGCTGTTGAATTCTCTGTTACTCTGTCAGTGATGAAGTGTAGGTTTAACAATGGAGGTTGAAGCAATTGGGTGTAGTAATGCTAATGAAATTATGTATCTTTTTGTGTTATTTCAGCTCAAATTTCATTTTTGTACATAATAATGGAGGTTGAGGCAATTGGGTGCATTACTGCTACTGAAATTATGTATCTTTTAGTACTATTTCAACTCAATTCTCATTTCAGCACTAAGCAATACATGATATACTTACCAAGTAACCTCCTTTTTTGTTTAGTATTCATTTAGACATAAAACCTGGTTTCTTTTGGGTACTTCCCTTGTTTATTTTTGTGTAGCTTGTTAGTTGGTTCATGCTGAGATTACTTATTTGTGATGTCTGCAAGAATAGCCACTATGACATAAAATGTGTGGCGTTTTCTCCATTTTATGGTGTGAATGTTACTAACAATGCAAAATCTTTTATCTTTCTTCTTGCAGACAACACAAGTTTTGAACATAACTTTACCATTATTGATAATGGTGGCCGTGTTTATGCAATGAGACACGGAAGGAAAGTGCCTAAGCTCAACAGGCCTCCTGACCAAAGGAAGGCGCTCCTTCGAGGCCTCACAACTCAGCTC of the Fragaria vesca subsp. vesca linkage group LG6, FraVesHawaii_1.0, whole genome shotgun sequence genome contains:
- the LOC101293799 gene encoding 50S ribosomal protein L17, chloroplastic-like — protein: MATTMALATATGTVDTASRWSMASLRSALPSPSMIAASSSSTHCGHRGLRLSLSLTQSAPKPQKYFGSFTGLSPFNPLGLSDNTSFEHNFTIIDNGGRVYAMRHGRKVPKLNRPPDQRKALLRGLTTQLLKHGRIKTTRARASAMRKYVDKMITLAKEGSLHKRRQALGFIYEKQIVHALFAEVPDRYGERNGGYTRIIRTLPRRGDNAPMAYIELV